The following are encoded together in the Glycine soja cultivar W05 chromosome 5, ASM419377v2, whole genome shotgun sequence genome:
- the LOC114412010 gene encoding serine/threonine-protein kinase AFC2-like isoform X2: MGEGTFGQVLECWDRERKEMVAVKIVRGIKKYREAAMIEIEVLQQLGKHDKGGNRCVQIRNWFDYRNHICIVFEKLGPSLYDFLRKNNYRSFPIDLVREIGKQLLECIAFMHDLRMIHTDLKPENILLVSPEYVKVPDYKSSSRSSCSYFKRVPKSSAIKVIDFGSTTYEREDQNYIVSTRHYRAPEVILGLGWSYPCDIWSVGCILVELCTGEALFQTHENLEHLAMMERVLGSLPQTMMKRVDRHAEKYVRRGRLDWPEGATSRESIKAVMKLPRLQNLVMQHVDHSAGDLIHLLQGLLRYDPSERLTAKEALRHSFFMREHFRR, from the exons ATGGGTGAAGGAACTTTTGGGCAGGTCTTAGAATGCTGGGATAGAGAAAGGAAGGAAATGGTTGCCGTAAAAATTGTCCGTGGTATAAAGAAGTATCGAGAAGCAGCCATGATAGAAATTGAGGTGTTGCAACAGCTTGGTAAACATGATAAAGGAGGCAATCG TTGTGTGCAAATACGGAACTGGTTTGACTATCGTAATCATATCTGTATT GTGTTTGAGAAACTTGGACCAAGCTTATACGATTTTCTTCGGAAAAACAATTATCGCTCATTTCCCATTGATCTTGTCCGTGAGATTGGCAAACAACTATTGGAATGTATAGCAT TCATGCATGATTTGCGCATGATTCATACTGACCTGAAGCCTGAAAACATACTACTAGTTTCACCCGAGTATGTCAAAGTTCCTGACTACAAG aGTTCATCTAGATCATCATGTTCCTATTTCAAGAGAGTTCCCAAATCAAGTGCTATAAAGGTTATTGATTTTGGCAGCACCACTTATGAGCGAGAAGATCAGAACTACATTGTATCAACTCGTCATTATAGGGCTCCTGAAGTTATCCTTG GACTTGGCTGGAGCTATCCATGTGATATATGGAGTGTGGGATGTATATTGGTTGAATTATGCACA GGTGAAGCTTTGTTTCAGACTCATGAAAATTTAGAGCATCTTGCAATGATGGAAAGGGTACTTGGTTCATTACCACAGACCATGATGAAGAGAGTCGA CCGACATGCTGAGAAGTATGTTAGAAGGGGTAGATTAGACTGGCCTGAGGGTGCAACCTCGAGGGAGAGTATCAAAGCTGTAATGAAGCTTCCTAGGCTTCAG AACCTTGTAATGCAGCATGTAGATCATTCAGCTGGCGATCTCATACATCTCTTGCAGGGGTTACTTAGATATGACCCCTCTGAAAGACTTacagccaaggaagctcttagACATTCCTTCTTTATGAGAGAACACTTTAGAAGATGA
- the LOC114412010 gene encoding serine/threonine-protein kinase AFC2-like isoform X3 produces MIKEAIVMHDLRMIHTDLKPENILLVSPEYVKVPDYKSSSRSSCSYFKRVPKSSAIKVIDFGSTTYEREDQNYIVSTRHYRAPEVILGLGWSYPCDIWSVGCILVELCTGEALFQTHENLEHLAMMERVLGSLPQTMMKRVDRHAEKYVRRGRLDWPEGATSRESIKAVMKLPRLQNLVMQHVDHSAGDLIHLLQGLLRYDPSERLTAKEALRHSFFMREHFRR; encoded by the exons ATGATAAAGGAGGCAATCG TCATGCATGATTTGCGCATGATTCATACTGACCTGAAGCCTGAAAACATACTACTAGTTTCACCCGAGTATGTCAAAGTTCCTGACTACAAG aGTTCATCTAGATCATCATGTTCCTATTTCAAGAGAGTTCCCAAATCAAGTGCTATAAAGGTTATTGATTTTGGCAGCACCACTTATGAGCGAGAAGATCAGAACTACATTGTATCAACTCGTCATTATAGGGCTCCTGAAGTTATCCTTG GACTTGGCTGGAGCTATCCATGTGATATATGGAGTGTGGGATGTATATTGGTTGAATTATGCACA GGTGAAGCTTTGTTTCAGACTCATGAAAATTTAGAGCATCTTGCAATGATGGAAAGGGTACTTGGTTCATTACCACAGACCATGATGAAGAGAGTCGA CCGACATGCTGAGAAGTATGTTAGAAGGGGTAGATTAGACTGGCCTGAGGGTGCAACCTCGAGGGAGAGTATCAAAGCTGTAATGAAGCTTCCTAGGCTTCAG AACCTTGTAATGCAGCATGTAGATCATTCAGCTGGCGATCTCATACATCTCTTGCAGGGGTTACTTAGATATGACCCCTCTGAAAGACTTacagccaaggaagctcttagACATTCCTTCTTTATGAGAGAACACTTTAGAAGATGA
- the LOC114412010 gene encoding serine/threonine-protein kinase AFC2-like isoform X1, whose translation MEMERVFEFPHTYMDRRPRKRARLGWDIPEVPKAQVGLFCGQDVGTISSFAPSRGPSEHTTSSLFVKPVARNGSPPWRDDDKDGHYMFTLGENLTSRYKIHTKMGEGTFGQVLECWDRERKEMVAVKIVRGIKKYREAAMIEIEVLQQLGKHDKGGNRCVQIRNWFDYRNHICIVFEKLGPSLYDFLRKNNYRSFPIDLVREIGKQLLECIAFMHDLRMIHTDLKPENILLVSPEYVKVPDYKSSSRSSCSYFKRVPKSSAIKVIDFGSTTYEREDQNYIVSTRHYRAPEVILGLGWSYPCDIWSVGCILVELCTGEALFQTHENLEHLAMMERVLGSLPQTMMKRVDRHAEKYVRRGRLDWPEGATSRESIKAVMKLPRLQNLVMQHVDHSAGDLIHLLQGLLRYDPSERLTAKEALRHSFFMREHFRR comes from the exons ATGGAGATGGAACGCGTCTTCGAATTTCCTCACACTTACATGGATCGTCGCCCGAGAAAGAGAGCGAGATTGGGCTGGGACATCCCTGAAGTTCCCAAG GCTCAGGTAGGATTGTTTTGTGGACAAGATGTTGGGACTATTTCAAGCTTTGCTCCTTCAAGGGGTCCCTCAGAACATACCACTAGTTCTCTATTTGTTAAGCCAGTTGCTCGAAATGGTTCTCCCCCTTGGcgagatgatgacaaagatgggCATTACATGTTTACGCTTGGAGAAAATTTAACTTCTCGCT ATAAGATCCATACCAAAATGGGTGAAGGAACTTTTGGGCAGGTCTTAGAATGCTGGGATAGAGAAAGGAAGGAAATGGTTGCCGTAAAAATTGTCCGTGGTATAAAGAAGTATCGAGAAGCAGCCATGATAGAAATTGAGGTGTTGCAACAGCTTGGTAAACATGATAAAGGAGGCAATCG TTGTGTGCAAATACGGAACTGGTTTGACTATCGTAATCATATCTGTATT GTGTTTGAGAAACTTGGACCAAGCTTATACGATTTTCTTCGGAAAAACAATTATCGCTCATTTCCCATTGATCTTGTCCGTGAGATTGGCAAACAACTATTGGAATGTATAGCAT TCATGCATGATTTGCGCATGATTCATACTGACCTGAAGCCTGAAAACATACTACTAGTTTCACCCGAGTATGTCAAAGTTCCTGACTACAAG aGTTCATCTAGATCATCATGTTCCTATTTCAAGAGAGTTCCCAAATCAAGTGCTATAAAGGTTATTGATTTTGGCAGCACCACTTATGAGCGAGAAGATCAGAACTACATTGTATCAACTCGTCATTATAGGGCTCCTGAAGTTATCCTTG GACTTGGCTGGAGCTATCCATGTGATATATGGAGTGTGGGATGTATATTGGTTGAATTATGCACA GGTGAAGCTTTGTTTCAGACTCATGAAAATTTAGAGCATCTTGCAATGATGGAAAGGGTACTTGGTTCATTACCACAGACCATGATGAAGAGAGTCGA CCGACATGCTGAGAAGTATGTTAGAAGGGGTAGATTAGACTGGCCTGAGGGTGCAACCTCGAGGGAGAGTATCAAAGCTGTAATGAAGCTTCCTAGGCTTCAG AACCTTGTAATGCAGCATGTAGATCATTCAGCTGGCGATCTCATACATCTCTTGCAGGGGTTACTTAGATATGACCCCTCTGAAAGACTTacagccaaggaagctcttagACATTCCTTCTTTATGAGAGAACACTTTAGAAGATGA
- the LOC114412011 gene encoding cytochrome P450 71A9 translates to MISFTVFVFLTLLFTLSLVKQLRKPTAEKRRLLPPGPRKLPFIGNLHQLGTLPHQSLQYLSNKHGPLMFLQLGSIPTLVVSSAEMAREIFKNHDSVFSGRPSLYAANRLGYGSTVSFAPYGEYWREMRKIMILELLSPKRVQSFEAVRFEEVKLLLQTIALSHGPVNLSELTLSLTNNIVCRIALGKRNRSGADDANKVSEMLKETQAMLGGFFPVDFFPRLGWLNKFSGLENRLEKIFREMDNFYDQVIKEHIADNSSERSGAEHEDVVDVLLRVQKDPNQAIAITDDQIKGVLVDIFVAGTDTASATIIWIMSELIRNPKAMKRAQEEVRDLVTGKEMVEEIDLSKLLYIKSVVKEVLRLHPPAPLLVPREITENCTIKGFEIPAKTRVLVNAKSIAMDPCCWENPNEFLPERFLVSPIDFKGQHFEMLPFGVGRRGCPGVNFAMPVVELALANLLFRFDWELPLGLGIQDLDMEEAIGITIHKKAHLWLKATPFCE, encoded by the exons ATGATCTCTTTCACAGTCTTTGTTTTCCTTACACTCTTGTTCACTTTGTCATTGGTTAAACAGCTGAGAAAGCCTACTGCAGAAAAGAGAAGACTACTACCTCCAGGACCAAGGAAACTACCCTTCATTGGCAACCTCCACCAGCTTGGTACGTTGCCACATCAATCCCTTCAATACCTTTCAAATAAGCATGGACCTCTCATGTTCTTGCAGCTGGGTTCAATACCCACCTTGGTAGTTTCCTCTGCTGAGATGGCCAGAGAGATTTTCAAAAACCATGACTCAGTTTTCTCTGGCAGGCCTTCGCTATACGCTGCAAACCGTTTAGGATACGGTTCAACCGTGAGTTTTGCACCGTACGGTGAGTACTGGAGGGAAATGAGGAAGATCATGATCTTGGAGCTGCTGAGTCCGAAAAGGGTTCAATCGTTTGAAGCTGTGAGGTTTGAAGAAGTCAAACTTCTGCTTCAGACCATAGCTCTTTCTCATGGTCCTGTTAACTTGAGTGAACTTACCCTTTCGTTGACCAACAACATTGTGTGTCGTATTGCTCTTGGTAAAAGGAACAGGAGCGGGGCAGATGATGCAAATAAGGTTTCTGAAATGCTTAAAGAGACACAGGCGATGCTGGGAGGATTCTTTCCCGTTGACTTTTTTCCACGGTTGGGGTGGCTCAACAAGTTTAGTGGCCTTGAAAATAGGCTTGAGAAGATTTTCAGAGAAATGGATAACTTTTATGACCAAGTGATTAAGGAGCATATTGCTGATAACTCTTCTGAGAGGTCAGGAGCAGAACATGAAGATGTAGTCGATGTGCTTCTTCGAGTTCAGAAGGATCCAAATCAAGCAATTGCCATCACTGATGACCAAATCAAGGGTGTACTCGTG GACATCTTTGTAGCGGGAACTGACACTGCTTCGGCCACGATAATATGGATAATGTCTGAGCTTATTAGGAATCCAAAGGCAATGAAAAGAGCACAAGAAGAGGTAAGAGATCTTGTCACAGGAAAAGAGATGGTAGAAGAAATTGATCTCTCAAAGCTCTTGTACATCAAGTCAGTTGTTAAAGAGGTATTAAGACTCCATCCCCCTGCGCCATTACTTGTTCCAAGAGAGATTACAGAGAATTGCACGATCAAAGGGTTTGAAATCCCAGCCAAAACAAGGGTTCTTGTTAATGCAAAATCAATAGCAATGGATCCATGTTGTTGGGAGAATCCAAATGAGTTCTTACCTGAGAGGTTCCTAGTTAGTCCAATAGATTTTAAAGGACAACACTTTGAGATGTTGCCGTTTGGGGTTGGTCGAAGGGGTTGTCCTGGAGTGAACTTTGCCATGCCAGTTGTTGAGTTAGCACTTGCAAATCTTCTGTTTCGTTTTGACTGGGAACTGCCTCTTGGACTTGGAATACAAGACTTGGATATGGAAGAAGCAATTGGTATAACCATACACAAAAAAGCTCATCTTTGGCTGAAAGCCACTCCCTTTTGCGAGTAG
- the LOC114412012 gene encoding proline transporter 2-like, whose product MHVEGRGSKGKSLTMNLEQGQEKGTQNDGYGRASAHTTDRDSWHQVGLMLVTSFNCGWILSFSNLVMWPLGWTWGIICLIVVGFYTAYANWLLAAFHFIDDRRFIRYRDLMGYVYGKGMYQLTWVFQFLTLLLGNMGLILLGGKALKAINSEFSDSPLRLQYYIVITGAAYFFYSFFFPTISAMKNWLGASAVVTFTYIIFLLIVLIKDGRSNSNRDYDIGESEVMNKVFNAFGAISAIIVCNTSGLLPEIQSTLRKPAMKNMRKALYLQYTVGVLFYYGVTVMGYWAYGSMVSAYLPENLSGPKWIDVLINAIVFLQSIVTQHMFVAPIHEALDTKFLEIDKAMHSGENLKRLFLLRALFFTGNTFVAAAFPFMGDFVNFLGSFSLVPLTFMFPSMVFIKVKGRTARIEKKAWHWFNIVFSFLLTIATTISAIRLIVNNIQKYHFFADA is encoded by the exons ATGCATGTAGAAGGGAGAGGGAGCAAGGGCAAGTCTCTCACTATGAACCTCGAACAAGGTCAAGAAAAGGGCACCCAAAATGATGGTTATGGTCGCGCTTCTGCTCATACCACTGACCGCG ATTCATGGCATCAAGTGGGGTTGATGCTGGTGACAAGCTTCAATTGCGGGTGGATATTAAGTTTTTCTAATTTGGTCATGTGGCCACTGGGTTGGACATGGGGTATCATATGCCTTATTGTTGTGGGATTCTACACTGCCTATGCAAACTGGCTCTTGGCAGCATTTCACTTCATCGATGACCGCAGATTCATTAGATACAGAGATCTCATGGGATATGTTTACG GCAAGGGTATGTACCAACTCACATGGGTTTTCCAGTTTTTGACCCTTCTTCTTGGAAATATGGGCTTGATCCTCCTGGGAGGCAAGGCACTTAAG GCAATAAACTCAGAATTTAGTGATTCTCCCTTGAGGCTCCAATACTACATAGTCATCACAGGAGCTGcttactttttttattcattctttTTCCCAACAATATCTGCGATGAAAAATTGGTTGGGAGCTTCTGCGGTGGTCACttttacatatattatatttcttcttattGTTTTAATCAAAGATG GGAGATCAAATTCGAATAGGGATTACGATATTGGCGAAAGTGAAGTCATGAACAAAGTGTTCAATGCTTTTGGTGCAATTTCCGCCATCATTGTTTGCAATACCAGCGGCTTGCTCCCCGAGATACAG TCCACTCTACGTAAGCCAGCAATGAAGAACATGAGGAAGGCCCTGTATTTACAATATACAGTGGGAGTTCTGTTCTATTATGGTGTTACCGTAATGGGATATTGGGCTTATGGATCAATGGTGTCCGCATACCTTCCTGAAAACTTAAGTGGTCCCAAATGGATTGACGTCCTCATTAATGCCATCGTCTTTTTGCAGTCCATAGTCACCCAACAT ATGTTTGTAGCACCAATTCATGAGGCATTGGACACTAAGTTCCTAGAAATTGACAAGGCCATGCATTCAGGGGAGAACTTGAAACGCTTATTTCTCCTACGTGCGCTTTTCTTTACAGGGAACACATTCGTTGCTGCAGCATTTCCTTTTATGGGTGACTTTGTAAACTTTCTTGGCTCATTTTCACTCGTTCCTCTGACCTTCATGTTCCCCAGCATGGTCTTCATCaag GTTAAGGGAAGAACAGCTAGAATAGAGAAGAAGGCGTGGCACTGGTTCAACatcgttttttcttttctgctcACAATAGCAACCACAATTTCAGCAATTCGGTTGATAGTCAACAACATCCAAAAGTATCATTTCTTTGCAGATGCATGA